One stretch of Rosistilla oblonga DNA includes these proteins:
- the rfbB gene encoding dTDP-glucose 4,6-dehydratase — MKILITGGAGFIGSNLVRHLLAETDHEVVNLDKLTYAGNLASLTDIQSNPRYRFTQVDLCDADAVKSVFHEHDPDRVMHLAAESHVDRSIDSPGDFIQTNVVGTYNLLHASLHHYQQLDTPRRDGFRFLHVSTDEVFGSLGMDDPGFNETTPYDPHSPYSASKASSDHLARAWHDTFGLPVLVTNCSNNYGPYQFPEKLIPVVILKCLRGEPIPVYGAGANVRDWLYVEDHCRALSRVLDAGTVGETYNIGGNNERSNLDLVKMLCSLLDEMHPSSDGKRYEENIQFVTDRPGHDMRYAIDATKIGRELDWQPAEDFDSGFRKTVRWYLENQTWWQNILSGDYRLERLGEKA, encoded by the coding sequence ATGAAAATACTTATCACCGGCGGCGCTGGTTTCATTGGTTCCAACCTCGTTCGGCATCTACTGGCGGAGACCGATCACGAAGTCGTCAATCTGGACAAGCTGACGTACGCCGGCAACCTCGCGTCGTTGACCGATATCCAGTCGAATCCGCGGTATCGGTTTACGCAGGTCGATCTGTGTGATGCCGACGCTGTCAAAAGCGTCTTCCATGAGCACGATCCCGATCGCGTGATGCATTTGGCGGCGGAGAGTCATGTCGATCGGTCGATCGATTCCCCCGGAGACTTCATTCAGACCAACGTCGTCGGCACCTATAATCTGCTGCACGCGAGTTTGCACCACTACCAACAACTGGACACACCGCGACGCGACGGTTTCCGGTTTCTGCACGTTTCGACCGACGAGGTCTTCGGATCGTTGGGGATGGACGATCCTGGCTTCAACGAAACGACACCTTACGATCCGCATTCGCCCTATTCGGCTAGCAAAGCTTCGTCGGATCACCTGGCTCGCGCCTGGCACGATACGTTTGGTCTGCCCGTGCTTGTCACCAATTGCTCCAACAACTACGGACCTTACCAGTTTCCGGAGAAGCTGATTCCGGTGGTGATCCTGAAGTGTTTGCGCGGCGAGCCGATCCCCGTGTACGGCGCTGGAGCGAATGTCCGCGACTGGTTGTATGTCGAGGATCACTGCCGAGCGTTATCGCGCGTGCTAGATGCCGGAACCGTCGGCGAAACCTACAATATCGGTGGCAACAACGAACGATCAAACCTCGACTTGGTCAAGATGCTCTGCAGCCTGTTGGACGAGATGCATCCGTCGTCCGACGGAAAGCGGTATGAAGAGAACATTCAGTTTGTGACCGATCGTCCCGGACACGATATGCGTTATGCGATCGACGCCACGAAGATCGGTCGGGAGCTCGACTGGCAGCCCGCCGAAGATTTTGACAGCGGTTTTCGCAAGACGGTCCGCTGGTACTTGGAGAACCAAACCTGGTGGCAGAATATCCTCTCGGGCGATTACCGTTTAGAGCGTTTGGGAGAAAAAGCGTAA
- a CDS encoding GDP-mannose 4,6-dehydratase, which produces MRKALITGISGQDGSYLTELLLAKGYEVHGLVRRTSSTVRTRLEHLFSDPSIYNETLFLHYADIDDATTIRRLLMRIQPQEVYHLAGQSHVGASFEIPESTCEFTAMGTLRLLEVLRDLPERPRMMQISSSEIFGRPAVAPQNESTPLNPVSPYGVAKAFATHMIRVYRDSFGFFACNAICYNHESPRRGESFVTRKISLAAARIKLGLQKSLTLGNLDAQRDWGYAPEYVDAFWRILQHDTPDDYVIATGQSHTLGDFLDAAFGAVDLNWQDYVRTDPKYMRPAESHQLVGNPAHAIKTLDWHPHTKAPELAALMVEHDMAALS; this is translated from the coding sequence ATGCGTAAAGCACTGATAACGGGCATTTCGGGACAAGATGGCAGCTATTTGACCGAGTTGTTGTTGGCCAAAGGGTACGAGGTTCATGGCCTCGTTCGCCGCACCAGTAGCACCGTCCGCACGCGGTTGGAACATCTGTTTAGCGATCCGTCGATCTACAACGAAACGCTGTTCCTGCACTACGCCGATATCGATGACGCGACGACGATTCGTCGGTTGTTGATGCGGATCCAGCCGCAGGAGGTCTACCATCTCGCGGGGCAGAGTCACGTCGGTGCGAGTTTTGAGATCCCCGAATCGACGTGTGAGTTCACGGCGATGGGGACGCTGCGGTTGTTGGAGGTGCTTCGCGATCTGCCCGAACGGCCGCGGATGATGCAGATCAGTAGTAGCGAGATTTTCGGACGTCCGGCGGTCGCTCCGCAAAACGAATCGACGCCGCTGAATCCCGTTTCACCCTATGGCGTCGCAAAAGCGTTTGCGACCCACATGATCCGCGTCTATCGCGATTCGTTTGGGTTCTTTGCCTGCAACGCGATCTGTTATAATCATGAATCGCCACGTCGCGGTGAGAGCTTCGTCACGCGAAAGATCTCGCTCGCGGCGGCTCGGATTAAACTGGGGCTGCAAAAAAGTCTGACCCTTGGAAATCTCGACGCGCAGCGCGACTGGGGCTATGCTCCTGAATACGTCGACGCGTTTTGGCGGATCCTGCAGCACGATACCCCCGACGACTATGTCATCGCGACGGGGCAGAGTCATACGCTGGGCGACTTCTTGGATGCGGCTTTTGGTGCCGTCGATCTGAATTGGCAAGACTACGTTCGCACCGACCCCAAATACATGCGTCCGGCGGAATCGCACCAATTGGTTGGCAACCCAGCTCATGCGATCAAAACGCTCGATTGGCATCCGCACACGAAGGCTCCCGAATTGGCGGCGCTGATGGTGGAGCACGACATGGCGGCGCTGAGTTAA
- a CDS encoding NAD-dependent epimerase/dehydratase family protein, translating to MKKLLVTGSSGLIGSEVCLYFAAAGWKIHGVDNNQRAVFFGPQGDTRWNQQRLAGRIEGFEHHEVDIRDREAVLALVDKVRPDAIVHTAAQPSHDRAAAIPFADFDTNAVGTLNLLEATRRACPESPFAHMSTNKVYGDRPNSIALEELETRWDYADPQYANGIPESFSIDQSKHSLFGASKVAADVMVQEYGRYFNLPTCCLRGGCLTGPNHSGVELHGFLSYLVKCNLEGKPYTVFGYKGKQVRDNIHSEDVARFIAAFIETPRVAEVYNIGGGKANSCSILEAFQITQRFTGREQQYSYSDENRIGDHICYYSDLAKMRADYPGWDITISLEDTIEQIVAAWKQRP from the coding sequence ATGAAAAAGCTGCTTGTCACCGGTTCTTCGGGACTGATCGGTTCGGAAGTCTGTCTATATTTCGCTGCTGCAGGCTGGAAAATCCACGGCGTCGACAACAACCAACGGGCCGTCTTTTTCGGGCCTCAAGGTGACACGCGGTGGAACCAACAGCGGTTGGCTGGACGAATCGAAGGCTTTGAACACCACGAAGTCGACATTCGCGACCGCGAAGCCGTGCTCGCATTGGTCGACAAGGTACGCCCCGATGCGATCGTCCACACCGCGGCGCAGCCCAGTCACGACCGCGCCGCCGCGATCCCGTTCGCCGACTTCGACACCAACGCCGTGGGAACGCTGAATCTTCTCGAAGCGACGCGTCGGGCTTGTCCCGAATCTCCGTTTGCTCATATGTCGACGAACAAGGTCTACGGTGATCGCCCGAATTCGATCGCTTTAGAAGAGCTTGAAACGCGATGGGACTACGCCGATCCGCAGTACGCGAACGGTATTCCCGAGAGCTTCTCGATCGACCAATCGAAGCACTCGCTGTTTGGGGCATCGAAAGTCGCCGCCGACGTGATGGTTCAAGAATACGGTCGGTATTTTAACCTCCCCACCTGCTGCCTTCGCGGCGGTTGCTTGACCGGTCCAAATCACAGCGGAGTCGAGCTGCACGGCTTCCTCAGCTACCTGGTCAAATGCAACTTGGAAGGGAAACCGTATACCGTTTTTGGTTACAAAGGCAAACAGGTCCGAGACAACATCCACAGTGAGGACGTTGCCCGCTTCATCGCCGCCTTTATCGAGACGCCTCGCGTCGCGGAGGTCTACAACATCGGTGGCGGTAAAGCCAACAGTTGCTCGATTCTCGAAGCGTTCCAGATCACTCAACGTTTCACCGGACGCGAGCAACAATACAGCTACAGCGATGAGAATCGGATCGGCGATCACATCTGCTATTACAGCGATCTTGCCAAGATGCGAGCCGATTACCCAGGCTGGGATATCACGATCAGTCTCGAAGATACGATCGAACAAATCGTCGCGGCGTGGAAGCAACGCCCGTAG
- a CDS encoding ABC transporter ATP-binding protein — MTTGYDGPMIEVRDLCRSFGDTQAVDHVSFEVPRGSVFGYIGPNGAGKTTSMRILATLELPTSGDALVEGLSSVNDPDRVRGRLGFMPDSFGTYGDTNCIEYLDFFARSYGLVGRDRTRRLRWVMEFTGLRPLATKPMRGLSKGMRQRLCLGRALIHDPAVLVLDEPAAGLDPRARIELRQIIRALAADGKTILISSHILTELAEMCDRIGIIERGKLLATGSVDDIRRTLQPTRELLVRVASDDARALQLLRSDSRATNVRVIDGAIRFSIAGDEADQVAILHALCDARIEVLEYTPQHNSLEDVFLQVTKGQVQ; from the coding sequence ATGACCACCGGATACGACGGACCGATGATCGAGGTCCGCGACCTCTGCCGCAGCTTTGGCGACACGCAAGCTGTCGACCACGTTTCGTTTGAAGTTCCTCGTGGCAGCGTGTTCGGCTACATCGGTCCCAACGGAGCCGGCAAGACGACCAGTATGCGAATCCTCGCGACGCTCGAACTGCCCACCTCCGGCGACGCACTTGTCGAAGGACTTTCCAGCGTGAACGATCCCGATCGCGTGCGCGGTCGGTTGGGATTTATGCCCGACAGCTTCGGTACCTACGGCGACACCAACTGCATCGAATACCTCGACTTCTTTGCCCGATCTTATGGTTTGGTCGGTCGCGATCGAACGAGGCGGTTGCGTTGGGTGATGGAGTTCACCGGGCTGCGACCTTTGGCGACCAAGCCGATGCGCGGGCTCAGCAAGGGGATGCGCCAGCGGCTGTGTCTGGGCCGTGCGTTGATTCACGACCCGGCGGTGTTGGTGTTGGACGAACCGGCGGCGGGGCTGGATCCGCGAGCTCGCATCGAATTGCGGCAGATCATTCGGGCGCTGGCAGCCGATGGCAAGACGATCCTAATCAGCAGCCATATCCTGACCGAACTGGCGGAGATGTGCGACCGAATCGGGATCATCGAGCGAGGCAAGTTGTTGGCGACCGGAAGCGTTGATGACATTCGCCGCACGCTGCAACCGACGCGTGAACTTTTGGTTCGCGTGGCGTCCGACGACGCCCGGGCTCTCCAACTGCTGCGCTCCGATTCGCGGGCGACCAACGTTCGCGTGATCGATGGAGCGATTCGGTTCTCGATTGCAGGAGACGAGGCGGATCAGGTTGCGATCTTGCACGCGTTATGCGACGCGCGGATCGAAGTCTTGGAATACACGCCGCAGCATAACTCCCTGGAAGACGTGTTCCTTCAAGTGACCAAGGGGCAGGTGCAATGA
- a CDS encoding GDSL-type esterase/lipase family protein — MKSPAQSIHSPLGVFEVILSPRRIVALAILFVVGGISVAEAQPKASRWEKTIAGFEAVDAKNPPQPGGIVFTGSSSVRMWDLKKSFPELQLVNRGFGGSEIADSTEFAPRFLIPHKPRQIVLYAGDNDIAKGKDAAAVIEDFQQFVNTISTALPETKIAFLAIKPSISRWKLWPTMKAANDGIAAICEADPKLDFIDISPDMFGDDGKPDPALFAKDGLHMTPAGYERWTARVRKTLGW; from the coding sequence TTGAAATCCCCTGCCCAATCGATCCACAGCCCACTTGGAGTCTTCGAAGTGATCCTCAGTCCTCGCCGAATCGTTGCCCTGGCCATTCTCTTTGTCGTCGGCGGAATTAGCGTCGCCGAGGCGCAACCAAAAGCGAGCCGCTGGGAAAAGACGATCGCTGGATTCGAAGCGGTCGACGCCAAAAATCCGCCTCAACCCGGCGGGATCGTCTTCACCGGCAGCTCGAGTGTGCGGATGTGGGACTTGAAGAAGAGCTTCCCCGAACTGCAGTTGGTGAACCGCGGTTTTGGTGGTTCCGAGATCGCCGATTCGACTGAATTTGCTCCCCGATTCCTGATCCCTCACAAGCCGCGACAGATCGTTTTGTACGCTGGCGACAACGATATCGCCAAAGGGAAAGACGCCGCGGCGGTGATCGAAGACTTCCAACAATTCGTCAACACGATTTCTACGGCGTTGCCGGAGACCAAGATCGCTTTTTTGGCGATCAAACCGAGCATCAGCCGCTGGAAGTTGTGGCCGACGATGAAGGCGGCCAACGACGGGATCGCGGCGATCTGCGAGGCCGATCCGAAGCTGGATTTCATTGACATTTCGCCCGACATGTTCGGCGACGATGGGAAGCCCGATCCCGCATTGTTCGCCAAAGATGGACTGCACATGACTCCGGCGGGTTACGAGCGCTGGACCGCTAGAGTCCGAAAAACACTTGGCTGGTAA
- the ispG gene encoding (E)-4-hydroxy-3-methylbut-2-enyl-diphosphate synthase, translating to MTIQRNPTRRVQIGSVVVGDGNRIAVQSMTATKTQNVEATAAQANALHAAGADVVRIAVDSEKDVAALAEIRKLTKANLAVDLQENFRLAELVAPHVDKIRYNPGHLYHHQKDKPWQEKVEFIINQAKRHDCAIRIGVNCGSVDPEKANKYDPEDSITPMLESAWEHCEFVDSLGFDRYVVSLKDSDPDKVVEVNRRFAEKRPDVPLHLGVTEAGMPPDGIIKTRIAFEQLIGHGIGDTVRVSLTVPNDRKHEEIEAGRGIVDDIASGRVRSVVVFDRNSLNIISCPSCSRVENEAFVDLAAKVKEMTAYAKEHAITIAVMGCRVNGPGETDDADLGLWCGPNHVNLKRGPEALGAYKYDEILPVLKQELDQLIAAHHAG from the coding sequence GTGACTATTCAACGCAATCCAACCCGCCGCGTGCAAATCGGCAGCGTCGTTGTGGGCGACGGCAACCGGATCGCAGTTCAAAGCATGACGGCCACGAAAACGCAGAACGTCGAAGCGACGGCCGCTCAGGCAAACGCATTGCACGCCGCCGGAGCGGATGTGGTGCGAATCGCCGTCGACAGCGAAAAAGATGTCGCCGCGCTGGCGGAGATTCGCAAACTGACCAAAGCGAACTTGGCCGTCGATCTGCAGGAGAACTTCCGCCTGGCCGAACTTGTCGCCCCCCATGTCGACAAGATCCGCTACAACCCGGGGCATCTCTACCACCACCAAAAGGATAAGCCTTGGCAGGAGAAGGTGGAGTTCATCATCAATCAAGCCAAACGCCACGATTGTGCGATTCGGATCGGGGTCAATTGTGGCAGCGTCGACCCGGAGAAGGCGAACAAATACGATCCCGAGGATTCGATCACGCCGATGCTCGAGAGCGCCTGGGAGCATTGCGAATTCGTCGATTCGTTGGGCTTCGATCGCTACGTCGTTTCGCTCAAGGACAGCGATCCCGATAAGGTCGTCGAGGTGAATCGGCGGTTTGCGGAAAAGCGCCCCGACGTGCCGCTGCACCTGGGAGTGACCGAAGCGGGCATGCCGCCTGACGGAATAATCAAGACGCGGATCGCGTTTGAGCAATTGATCGGCCACGGGATTGGCGACACCGTTCGCGTTTCGTTGACAGTTCCCAACGATCGCAAGCACGAAGAGATCGAAGCGGGCCGCGGAATCGTCGACGACATCGCGTCGGGACGCGTCCGCAGCGTCGTCGTCTTCGATCGCAATTCGTTGAACATCATCAGCTGTCCCAGCTGCTCGCGGGTCGAAAACGAAGCCTTCGTCGATCTGGCCGCCAAGGTCAAAGAGATGACAGCGTATGCCAAGGAGCACGCGATCACGATCGCCGTGATGGGCTGCCGCGTAAACGGGCCGGGCGAGACCGACGATGCCGATCTGGGGCTTTGGTGCGGTCCGAACCATGTCAATCTGAAACGGGGCCCCGAAGCTTTGGGGGCTTACAAATACGATGAGATCCTGCCGGTATTGAAGCAGGAACTCGACCAATTAATTGCGGCACACCACGCCGGCTGA
- a CDS encoding PQQ-binding-like beta-propeller repeat protein: MNISPSQTTTRCNSEACGRRSPWLLLMSLLLSPLGLADVSGDDWPFWRGPDRDGVSRESLPAEKLTADGLEVRWRGEVGTGFSSLVVADGNALTIGNSESVDTLFCFDAETGKLKWQHSYDAPLDDRDFEGGPTSTPTVHEGRVYVLARQGDLFCIDLATGKVVWQQQIVDATNIRIPGWGFGGSPQVHGDRLLLTVGEAGVAVDLADGKLVWQSGDKEAGYASPVIFDWQGKTQAMFPSGRSFSAVDVATGETIWQQRWLTSFGCNAADPIIHDGHVFLCSGYNRGSALLRLTEEKPEIVWKHKLMQNQMNGCVRIGDALYGVDGDLEAEPTLKCIDWASGEVHWADDSIRPGAIAATREHLIVLTTEGALLIGNASTTGFKPLTELKVLDGKCWTVPVLANGSIYCRTASGSVVCVGLK, encoded by the coding sequence ATGAATATCTCTCCTTCCCAAACGACAACCCGCTGCAATTCCGAAGCTTGCGGTCGACGCTCGCCCTGGCTGTTGTTGATGTCGCTACTTTTGAGCCCGCTCGGTCTGGCCGACGTCAGTGGCGACGATTGGCCATTTTGGCGAGGCCCCGATCGCGACGGAGTCTCGCGGGAATCATTGCCGGCGGAAAAGCTGACCGCTGACGGGCTGGAAGTTCGTTGGCGCGGCGAGGTGGGGACGGGGTTCTCGTCCCTTGTCGTCGCTGATGGCAATGCTCTGACGATCGGCAATTCCGAATCGGTCGACACGCTATTCTGTTTCGACGCCGAGACAGGAAAGTTGAAGTGGCAGCATTCTTATGATGCCCCGTTGGATGATCGCGATTTCGAAGGGGGCCCCACGTCGACGCCGACCGTCCACGAAGGGAGAGTCTACGTTTTGGCGCGTCAGGGAGATCTTTTCTGCATCGACTTGGCGACCGGCAAAGTCGTCTGGCAGCAACAGATCGTCGACGCTACGAATATCCGAATCCCCGGCTGGGGGTTTGGCGGATCGCCGCAAGTGCATGGCGATCGGTTGCTGCTGACCGTCGGCGAAGCGGGCGTTGCGGTCGACCTCGCCGACGGCAAATTGGTTTGGCAATCGGGGGACAAAGAGGCGGGTTACGCTTCGCCCGTGATTTTCGACTGGCAGGGCAAGACGCAAGCGATGTTCCCTTCGGGACGCAGCTTTTCGGCTGTCGATGTGGCGACCGGGGAAACGATCTGGCAGCAACGGTGGCTGACAAGTTTTGGCTGCAACGCGGCCGATCCGATCATTCACGACGGGCACGTCTTCCTCTGTTCGGGCTACAACCGCGGCAGCGCGCTGCTGCGATTGACCGAAGAAAAGCCGGAGATCGTTTGGAAACATAAGCTGATGCAAAATCAGATGAATGGCTGTGTCCGGATCGGCGACGCGCTGTATGGTGTCGACGGCGATCTGGAGGCGGAGCCAACGCTCAAATGCATCGACTGGGCCAGTGGCGAAGTCCATTGGGCCGACGATTCGATTCGCCCCGGAGCGATCGCTGCGACGCGCGAGCACTTGATCGTGCTCACGACCGAGGGAGCGTTGTTGATCGGCAATGCATCGACCACAGGTTTTAAACCGCTGACCGAACTGAAGGTGCTCGACGGTAAGTGTTGGACCGTGCCGGTGCTGGCCAATGGATCGATCTACTGTCGCACCGCCAGCGGCAGCGTCGTCTGTGTCGGCTTGAAATAG
- the tsaE gene encoding tRNA (adenosine(37)-N6)-threonylcarbamoyltransferase complex ATPase subunit type 1 TsaE encodes MSIHSLDDTDRLGRMLAQRLPDRTTIGLVGTLGAGKTRLVQSVAAAIGVPEGTATSPTFTLIQPYHAANRRIYHVDAYRVNDLDEFLELGIEELMEEPGAWVFVEWGDRVADVFPAETLWLQIEVVSPTQREVTFFGDPAVWESLFSNSL; translated from the coding sequence ATGTCGATCCACTCGCTGGACGACACCGATCGTCTGGGGCGAATGCTCGCCCAGCGGTTGCCCGACCGCACCACGATCGGCTTGGTCGGCACATTGGGTGCTGGCAAGACGCGGTTAGTGCAGAGCGTCGCCGCCGCGATCGGCGTCCCCGAGGGAACGGCAACCAGCCCGACGTTTACACTGATCCAGCCTTACCACGCGGCGAACCGGCGGATCTACCACGTCGATGCCTACCGAGTGAACGATCTCGACGAGTTCCTGGAACTGGGGATCGAAGAGTTGATGGAGGAACCGGGGGCTTGGGTCTTCGTCGAATGGGGCGATCGCGTGGCCGATGTTTTCCCAGCGGAGACGCTGTGGTTGCAGATCGAAGTCGTTAGCCCGACGCAGCGCGAGGTGACCTTCTTCGGCGATCCGGCGGTTTGGGAGTCGCTGTTTTCCAACAGCCTCTAA
- a CDS encoding DNA gyrase inhibitor YacG, whose protein sequence is MTPETPQWVSCPTCQTRFVMDETETPPFCSERCQLVDLGRWLEEEHGLPHEGDPGDVPVEYRNEE, encoded by the coding sequence ATGACACCTGAAACGCCCCAATGGGTCAGCTGTCCCACCTGCCAAACTCGGTTTGTGATGGACGAAACCGAAACGCCGCCGTTCTGCAGCGAACGCTGCCAATTGGTCGACCTCGGCCGCTGGTTGGAAGAAGAGCACGGCTTGCCACACGAAGGCGACCCCGGCGACGTGCCGGTAGAATATCGCAACGAAGAGTGA
- the ribD gene encoding bifunctional diaminohydroxyphosphoribosylaminopyrimidine deaminase/5-amino-6-(5-phosphoribosylamino)uracil reductase RibD — translation MTQPILPNDQQWMRHALALAARGKGFVEPNPMVGCVIVRDAKPLAKGYHEKFGGPHAERQALAALPADCDPAGATWYVTLEPCCHTGKTPPCSDAVIAARPQRVVIAAVDPFPKVAGGGIAQIRAAGIDVEVGVCEAEANRLNAPFIKRVRQQKPWVIAKWAMTLDGKIATHSGNSQWISGEASRRRVHEVRSQVDAIVTGIGSVLADDPTLTARPPGPRTAARIVLDDKAELPLNSTLIKTRETAPVYAVVRSDAPQQRIDALRKAGVGVIVNESGTRSGGVEQLLTWCHDQGMTNLFLEAGAGAMASFFEADAIDEYHVYVAPKLIGGSAAPGPLGGQGLATIAESPAMEPLQVESIDGDLFITTRRTNR, via the coding sequence ATGACCCAACCGATCCTTCCCAACGATCAGCAATGGATGCGTCACGCGCTTGCATTAGCCGCTCGCGGGAAGGGCTTTGTTGAGCCCAATCCGATGGTCGGCTGCGTGATCGTTCGCGACGCCAAACCATTGGCCAAAGGCTATCACGAAAAGTTCGGCGGTCCTCACGCCGAACGCCAAGCGTTAGCTGCCTTGCCAGCGGATTGCGATCCCGCTGGCGCCACTTGGTATGTGACGCTGGAACCCTGCTGCCACACCGGTAAGACGCCGCCTTGCAGCGACGCCGTCATCGCCGCTCGTCCACAGCGGGTCGTGATTGCGGCTGTCGATCCATTTCCGAAAGTCGCCGGTGGCGGGATCGCTCAGATCCGCGCTGCCGGAATCGACGTCGAAGTCGGCGTCTGCGAAGCCGAAGCCAACCGCTTGAACGCTCCGTTTATCAAACGCGTGCGACAGCAAAAACCATGGGTGATCGCAAAGTGGGCGATGACTCTCGATGGCAAGATCGCAACGCACAGCGGCAACAGCCAATGGATCAGCGGCGAAGCGAGTCGCCGCCGAGTTCACGAAGTCCGCAGCCAAGTCGACGCGATCGTGACGGGGATCGGCAGCGTCTTGGCCGACGATCCGACCCTGACCGCGAGGCCTCCCGGACCACGAACCGCCGCTCGGATCGTGTTGGATGACAAAGCCGAACTGCCGCTCAATTCCACGCTCATAAAAACTCGCGAGACCGCTCCAGTCTACGCAGTCGTCCGCAGCGACGCTCCGCAACAGCGGATCGATGCCCTACGGAAAGCTGGCGTCGGCGTGATCGTTAACGAATCGGGAACCCGATCCGGCGGCGTCGAACAACTGCTGACTTGGTGCCACGATCAAGGAATGACCAATCTGTTCCTGGAAGCTGGCGCGGGAGCGATGGCCAGCTTTTTCGAAGCCGATGCGATCGATGAATACCATGTCTACGTCGCACCAAAACTGATCGGCGGCTCCGCAGCTCCCGGTCCACTCGGTGGGCAGGGACTTGCGACGATTGCAGAATCACCGGCCATGGAACCGCTGCAGGTCGAATCGATCGACGGCGATCTTTTCATCACCACCCGCCGGACCAACCGCTAA
- a CDS encoding DEAD/DEAH box helicase: protein MKTFQELDLIAPLQRALADENYEIPTPIQAQTIPAALDERDVLGCAQTGTGKTAAFALPILNRLGSQPRKTQPGRPAVLVLAPTRELAIQIGDSFATYGKHLKLRHALVYGGVGQHKQVRDMQRGVHVLVATPGRLLDLMTQGHIQLDRLEVFVLDEADRMLDMGFLPDLKRIISKLPSRRQSLFFSATMPPKIVELTQRLLHDPVSVNVTPKTTSVERIEQRVIFAERSDKQSMLRKILSGDDVDRAIVFTRTKRGANTLAEKLVKSGIASAAIHGNKSQGARQRALEAFRTRQVQVLVATDVAARGIDIDGVTHVVNFDMPTEPESYVHRIGRTGRAGADGLAVSFCTAAERGELHAIEKLIGQKLQVSGEQPKPVSAAERHEMRTNSRRPSGSRRSSGPRSATPASGHPRSAKPRSNKRPAAAGQGNSQQTGAAAVIAAAKNAAKPKAKKKRVRPASMWAEVV from the coding sequence TTGAAAACTTTCCAAGAACTCGACCTGATCGCTCCCCTGCAACGCGCTCTGGCCGATGAAAACTACGAAATCCCAACGCCGATCCAGGCGCAAACCATTCCGGCGGCGCTCGACGAGCGCGATGTGCTCGGATGTGCCCAAACCGGCACCGGCAAAACAGCCGCATTTGCCTTGCCGATCCTCAATCGCTTGGGCTCGCAACCGCGCAAGACACAGCCCGGTCGTCCGGCGGTTCTGGTCTTGGCACCAACTCGCGAACTGGCGATCCAGATCGGCGACAGCTTTGCCACCTACGGCAAACATCTGAAGCTACGCCACGCCCTGGTTTACGGTGGTGTTGGCCAACACAAACAAGTCCGCGATATGCAGCGTGGCGTACACGTCCTTGTCGCGACTCCCGGCCGTCTGTTGGACCTGATGACCCAAGGCCACATCCAACTGGATCGCTTGGAAGTCTTTGTTCTCGACGAAGCCGACCGGATGCTCGACATGGGCTTTTTGCCCGACCTGAAGCGGATCATCAGCAAGCTGCCTTCGCGTCGCCAATCGCTCTTCTTCTCGGCTACGATGCCGCCGAAGATCGTCGAACTGACCCAGCGTTTGTTGCACGATCCCGTCAGCGTTAACGTGACACCGAAAACGACAAGCGTCGAACGAATCGAACAACGCGTGATCTTCGCCGAACGCAGCGACAAGCAATCGATGCTTCGCAAGATCCTTTCGGGCGACGATGTCGACCGCGCGATCGTCTTCACGCGAACCAAGCGTGGTGCCAACACGTTGGCTGAAAAACTGGTCAAGAGCGGAATCGCATCGGCTGCCATCCACGGCAACAAATCGCAAGGCGCACGCCAGCGAGCCCTGGAAGCCTTCCGTACCCGACAGGTTCAAGTACTTGTTGCGACCGACGTCGCGGCTCGCGGAATCGATATCGATGGCGTCACCCACGTTGTCAACTTCGACATGCCAACCGAACCGGAAAGTTATGTCCACCGCATCGGTCGCACCGGGCGTGCGGGTGCCGACGGACTGGCGGTTTCGTTCTGCACCGCCGCAGAGCGCGGCGAACTGCATGCGATCGAAAAACTGATCGGCCAAAAATTGCAGGTCAGTGGCGAACAACCCAAACCGGTATCGGCTGCCGAACGACACGAGATGCGAACCAACTCGCGTCGCCCAAGCGGTTCGCGCCGCTCAAGCGGTCCTCGATCGGCAACTCCCGCATCGGGACATCCGCGATCGGCGAAGCCGCGCTCGAACAAGCGTCCCGCCGCTGCCGGCCAAGGTAACTCGCAGCAAACCGGCGCGGCAGCCGTGATTGCCGCAGCAAAGAATGCTGCAAAACCGAAGGCGAAGAAAAAGCGTGTCCGTCCTGCAAGCATGTGGGCTGAAGTGGTATGA